The Oncorhynchus mykiss isolate Arlee chromosome 8, USDA_OmykA_1.1, whole genome shotgun sequence genome includes the window CGTGCTCCTGCCGGTTtgtagttcctgttttctagcaTTCCCGGTTTCTAGCATTCCCCATtcttcctgccctgaccctgagcatgCCTGTCTTTCTGTACCTTGCCATAccactctggattactgacctctgcctgccctgagcctgccttccgttctgtacctttcgtaCTCTGCACTGAAGTATTGACCTCTGCATGCCCTTGagctgtcgtttgcctgccctccctgtttttgtaataaacttttgttacttcgaaacAGTCTGCACCTGGGTTTTCTCCTGAGCCTTGACATAGAGAGTAATGGCGAGAGAGGAGTAAGCCTACTGTTGAAATGTCAGCCTATTGCTGCCCTCTAATGATGAGTCTCTGTGTCACTGCATGCTAGAGTCCAACACTGAATAATGATCTTATTTACTActgaacagacagcagagctAAGTATGAGGTCCATGCTAGTTTTATGAACtcattaatacacacacaaagCCTCTCACCTTTGCAGTGGACAGCCACAGCGCCCTCAGTGCTCTCACACACGTGGAGGAAGCGTCGTGTGATGAGGTCACTGGGCGTGGTTCCATCCACGAAGAACAGGTCGTGGTGCTCGAAGCCGCCGTCAGTGAACCGCCGTCCGTCATAGATCTTCCTGTTGAGCCGCACCACGGCGGTTACATGATGCTCCTGGAAATACGGGAAGTAGGCCTCTGGAGCATGGAGAGGGTATCctgtgagggaggggggggacagggttggggtcagtgcCATTATAGTGGAGGTTGATGAAGGACAgtcatttggggcggcaggtaacctagtggagagtgttggactagtaaccgaaaggtcgcaagatcaaatccccaagctgacaaggtaaacaaatctgtcgttctgcccctgaacaaggcagttaacccactgttccaaggccgtcattgaaaataagaatttgttcttaactgacttgcctagttaaataaatgtaggTATTCTGTACTATCAACTGCCATTCCATTTACTGTGACATGACAAGCGCTATAATTGTCTCTTAAAACCATGAACTATGAAAAACATGTATAGGCAGCAAGGGAAAAGTCACCATTCTCTATCTTGCTTCTTGGGTGAGGTCCACTAAAGGCCAAAATCTTCCCAGGAATAATCCAGTTCATGTCTCCATTCTCTACTCGCTCGTAATGTTCATACTCTTCCACATCAAACGTCTCAAAGTTGAAGAATCCACATTGCAGGGCCtaaggatgtaaaaaaaaaaagcacacagGGTGGTATTGAATCAAACCTGACATTAATTGTTGTTCACAAGAAGACCAGTACTTAGGAGCCACTTACATACACTGTAGAGTCATTACTATAGACATATCCTTGCAGTCACAAGGACCTGTGTCAACGTGGGGCCAGGAGAAATTGCGGCTCTTCCTcatcttctctttttctcttatTAATTACGCACTCCATTGCACAACCCTTCTGGTCTTCACATCTCGCTGGCACTTGATTGGTTAACCAATCCATTAACTGGATATAGAGTCCACACACCAGGTTGCGTGGGAAGAATTGAGTCCCTGACTAAAAGGCTAGGGTGAGCACCAACACATAGAGCAGGGTCGCATCCAGGCGAGCAACATTTTGAAATGCTCAGATAGAAATGTTTTGCAGAGAACTAAGATGAGTCCATATTCTACATAGTTGAGAATCATGTCTAATCTAAATtctatatttctatctgaacggaACATTCTGGAGTGAACCCATGATGTAAGCCTTCCTCCATGTTGATACATGCTAACCATGTTTCTCCCCCTGTGAGCATAATTGGACTAAAAGATTAACAATGCgaccaagacagagagagggagggagagagggggggatattgAGAAAGAAAATGGATTCGTTGAGGCTATTTAACCTGTCTATGGGTCCTTTCAAACTCATAAAAAGGCTGGGTAATATGTTATAACATGTTTAAATGCTACACCATTGTAAATGCCATATATGTTAATACACGATGGAATACTCATTTATTAAGAGTATGTGCTACTTAGAAAAAGTTTATCAATACTTATTACTGACAGTTATAACTAATATCAAGCATTGGAAGACACCAAATACCCAGGACAAGAGGGACAGAGTCTAATAATATCTCCTTGTTTATAGTAAATAGCAACCCAAGGCTCAACTGAAAATAAACAATGCATTTTTACCTTGCGTATTCCTTGTAAACAGTCTAGGATGGTCAAATTGTACGTGCAGTCTCCGAGAGCAGCGTCCCTAAAAGAGAAGAACAAATGGTGAGTTCATTTCACATTTAGATACTATTGTTGGCTGTGCATCACAGTGTGTTGAAATGGCCTAACATGCTTGCTGGAAAAGCACTATTTCCAACCATCCTGTTGAACATGAAATGGTCGTCACTTCAACAGCTAACCTCATTATAAGCGTTTCCAATGATATTTACTCAACATACACCCAAACGGTGACAATGTCATTTGGTATGGTGTCGTATCATCCTGTGATGTCAGGATGATGGGGTTACAATGTGGCATTGAGTCATCAGGAATCTAGAAAGTTCTGCAGGAATTTTGCATCATTCCTCCACATTCTCATTTCAGTCAGTGGCACAGCCCGGCTAAATTGTGATTTGCGGCATATCGGAGTCTAATGCGAGCACATGGATACCAGTTATAGAAAATAAACAACAAATATTCCCCTTTGTTCAGTGGTACGCTATTTTAACATTATCGGTGACAAACATTAGGCAGTTAGGCATATCGGCATGAAGCTTGGCAGTATTTGTATATGAACCATTCATGCAGGGTGTTATGTACGCAGCATTAGCCTACCAACCTCTAAATTTAAGATTGGGCGCTAGAGTAACTGAATAGTTAGCTGGAGAGgtgttttgtttgtttacctGAAAGGCAGATATGCAGTATTGTTTCCTGAGATGAGGCTCCTGTAGGCCTCCTCTGGGCTTCTCTTCAAATAGATCACCTGAAACAgacgtgtgcatgcgtgcgtatgCATTAGAGACAATAAGAGACTACGAGAATAACATAATAAAGACAAGAAGATGAACACTCACAGAATAGGCACCAATAAGTACTGCAGCATTGGCCCTCTTCCTCTGGTCATAGCTGGTGTAGTGAATCACCCTCTTTCTGGAATGAGTGAAGGACTGAAAGAAACCAGACTATCAACATTTCAAATCATGAGGTGTTTGTTAAAACGGCTTCTACGTTTGGTTTTATACGAAAGATTGTGTTGGAAATTACATTGTGATTACACAGTAATAGGAGCAACTTCGTGGAAAGGGTTATCAAAGGGGTAAAGTAAAGTGCATATTGAGGAAACCCCCTTGGAGTAATGGTAATACGAAATGTGTCTTACCTTGAGCTTCTTGTTCAGTTTACAGCAGTACCTGTACAGCATGCCCAGATTCAGGGGTCCAAAGTCAGCATAGAAGCTGAGACACAAGCCCGAGAGACAAATGTAAATAATGTAAGTAATAGTATAACTATTACTCTTCAGTGGAGAAAGGTAATATTACGTAGGCCTGAATACTGTAAATTAACTACTACAGAATAAGGTACATgtaatacaatttttttttttttgaaatcaGGTTGTAAAATCCAATTTTACACATGGTAACTGGTTGCCATTAGGCCTAGACCTACTTATTATTGGTTAGCCTAAATCCAGAGGCAACACGTGTTTTATCTATGTGCGCTACAGTGTCCTGAgtgactcccgagtggcgcagcggtctataaggcactgcatctcagtgcttagaagtatcactacagaccctggttcgattccaggctatatcaaaactggccgtgattgggagtcccaaagggcggtgcacaattggcccagcgtagtccgggttagggtttggccagggtaagAATCTCTTAACTGACTTTCATAgtgaaataaatgttaaatattttttttaaataataaaacagTTGGGTCTGACATTTTTGACACACTTGATAAAGGTGAGCAAAgattactgtataaaataaattatttaaatgCTAAATGATATTGTACACTCACATTTTTGGGGTACCAAAAAATgcctgcagcactgaaggtccccaagaacactgtggcctcattcatttttaaatggaagtagttagaaaccaccaagacttgtcctagagctagccgcctcagcaatcgggagagaagggccatgatcagggagctgaccaagaacccgatggtcactctgacagagctccagagttaatctgtgaagatgggagaaccttccagaaggacaaaaatCTCTGCAGCATaacaccaaatcaggcctttatggtaagagtggccagacggaaaccactcctcagtaaaaggcacatgacaccccgcttggagtttgccaaattaaaagactctgaccatgggaaacaagattctctggtcttgagaaaccaagattgaactctttggcctgaatgccaagcatcacgtctgaaggaaacctgccaccatccctacggtgaagcatggttctggcagcatcatgtggtggggatgattttcagcggcagggactgggagattagtcaggatcgagggaaagatgaacggagcaaagtaaagagagatccttgatgaaaacttgcaccagagcgctctggacctcagactgaggcaaagggtcaccttccaacacgaccatgaccctaagcacacagccaagacaacgcaagagtggcttcaggacaagtctcaatgtccttgagtggcccagccagagcccggacttgaacccaatcaaacatctctggagagagctgaaaatagcggtgcagcgacgctccccatccaacctgacagagcttgagaggatctgcagagaagaatggtcgaaactcccaaaatacaggtgagAAGATTCGAGTttgtaatcactgacaaaggtgcttcaacaaagtccggagtaaagggtctgaatacaagTTGTGATACTAGTTTTtcaatttttaatacatttgctaacatttcaaaaaaaaatgttttgctttgtcgttatggggtattgtgtgtagattgatgaggaacatgttttatttaatcaattttagaataaggctgtaacgtaacaaaatgtagaaaaagtgaaggggtctgaatactttctgaatgcaccgtaaacccctggagtttgctaaacggcatAGGATTGGTACCGGTGCTTTGGTCAGATTACATGAAAATAGTGTTCATTGGCCACACAACACaacttgttaaggtcaacggcatcatgaaatGTATCCAGTACATCTGTCTCTAGAcatgaaacccattgaaaacctgtggtttgattTGAAGAGGGTAGTCCATACAACAGGCCTACTTACTTCTCATAGAGAAATTCATCATCTGTGCTGAAGTAGTGAGAGTTTGCTGTAGTTTTCGGTTTGGTTCTAAGGGTTGCAAAATACAACCGGTCTGTAAGAGAATGAAGACCATGTAAAACAAGGGCAAAGAGATAACAACAATAAGAATAATCATATTTATTTTCCCACGCTCAGTGACCCACATTGGTGGTTCTTAAACCCTTTCCATTTCCCGAGGCTTAGCCTTCTTTGTTTCTTCCAAAACATCAAACATTCATTAACACCGGAAATATAAAGTTAATCTTGTGAGTCCATGTAGGCCTATGTTTTGGCTGATGCAATCAAATTTCCGTTCTGGGATATTAATAAAGTACTAAAGTCACTAGAAACTGAACAAACAATGCTCATAGAAACAACACAACTACACGAATGAAAAGCATTGATTCCACATACAAATTAGTTAAACAGCTGTTAAGTCACGTTCTAAACGTTGGTGGGCGAAAGCAATCTAATGATGTGCCTGACCAACACGTCCATGAACTCTCGCGCAATAAGTGGATGTTATTCAAGCCAAGTTGCGCAACTACTTTTATTTTGTTACCTTTGATGAACTCGGACGCTCCAAGTAGTACATATTCATCTGCCATTTCATTCGTCGTTGTTAAAATCTCAAAATTATATAGGGTCCTTCAACAGATGAATTGGAGATGGAGGGCGCAAATTGTTGGTGCAAAAATAAGTTATTTATACGCGCCCCCTTTTCAACTAAACTACAACACACAATACGAAATATTCCTCTTGATTATCTTATATTGACGAACTAGTGAAGAGTCAATAAAACATATGTTTCTTAACCTCAACACAGGGCACGTCGCTATGGTTTAGTTGAGTCCGGCCAATCAGCATTTAATAGGAGGCGGCTCTGACCTAAGAAGTAAATCCCCTGTCAAGTGTCTGGGCTGCGCAGTGATGGTTACTCATCTAGCCTAGCCAAGTACAATAAGTGTCACGTCTTTTACGCATAAGGATTCAAGAATGTTCTTTGTGGATTTGTGTGTCATATTTCAGTTGTTATTTTACATTATTAAGTTTACTTTTCCACTTTAAGTCTTATAATAGTCATTTTATAATCTTTTTTTCCCGTCAGTTTTCGTTTTGATATGTCTGAATTAAAAGTACATAGACCTAACTGTAGGTCTGTAAAAACTGTAAAACAGTCACTTTTATAGTGTGGTTAACATTTAAGTGATGTAAGGTGCAAGCGATGTGATGTGTGTGCTTGGCATTGGTGGCATGTGATGCAGTCCTTTAACCAACTATATCTTCCCACCTGACTACCATTATGCCTTGCTACTTCTCCATAGCAGGACGTGCCACTGAAGTGTTTAACACCCCCGACTTtaattggggccaagcttcctgccatccagtacctctataccaggcggtgtcagtggaaggtcttaaaaaattgtcaaagactacagctgttctctctgctaccgtacagCAAGCGAtacccggagcgccaagtctaggtccaagaggcttctaaacagcttctacccccaagccataagactcctgaacatctagtcaaatggctacccagactatttgcagtgagcatttcactgtaaggtctactacacctgttgtattcggcgcatgtgactaatacaatttgatttgatttgaatagctgACAGGCAGTGGAGAGGCCGGGTGCGTCACTGCACATAAAATAACAGTCAAGACATGAGACACGCAGCTCAAAAAGCTCTGCTATTGATCTTGTTTCGGCCATACAAATTGAATTTACTGTAGAACGGATTCGCCTCTTCACATATCTCAAAATATTTAATTCATATGAATAAATTATTTTTGAAATATTATTATTCATTAAGTGAATGATGTTCTTCACCATTGTAGTCGGTTAAGTCTCGGTGAATCGAGTCATGCCCATCAAAATAGTCATTTGTGAATCGCAAACAGTAAAAGGACACCATTTAGCTGTAACCTTCCTTTCGAATTGTGTCGTTGCAGAACATTTCGTAGATACACTACTTTAAGTTGATTTGCACATTGAATTTATGGGAAATATCAGCTCAATAGATGCTAGTAGTCAGCCTGAAGTAAACACTTCTAAAAAAGGTAAGATATAAAGCATATCGGCTCTATAAAAAGTTTTTCCCCAAAAACCTTCCCAATTAAATGTTGACTGCAAAGTaggcctacctggcagaatgatatcatgatgatTTGTATCAAATTTGTATTGCATACTCTGCCATCACATGTGCAGTACAGAAACACAGCTAGCCTAACACAAATGTACTGTGACTAAAACTGCACAGGGTGTTTGCCTTTCACACCAGTGAGCCGGTTGCACTTCCTTGTCCTGCGGTTtactacattggtgtcagaagtgggaatACCAAAAGGCTAAAATCTCTTGGTGAGGTCGCTAGGGGTTGTACAAAGGTTGTTTAGTATTATTACAAGTAGTACAACTTTTACTTTATTTCTTATTATGATTATTTTTTCCCCACTGGCTCACCtcacttttaatttttttttgtaaCTGTTACAGTTTATTACATTTGTATGACCTTGGGGACATTACAATTACtctacctagactagcctacaacgcCACAATGCAATGAATattgcattattgttttcaagtgagtacaATTCTATTCTAGATGTAAACTGCAGTGCAAATATAATTTAAATAATGGTGCAAAAGCCCTGTTATTTGAATATCTCATtccatttggatcagttgtggGTCGACTCTCGACAGATTGTAAGGTCTagaaaggtacagtacaggacagtctGGCTGTATTTGTACTTCTGATACTGATGCGCTGTCTGTTCCCGATCCTTATTCTCCCAAGTCGTCCTAGGCCTATGTTCTCAtcaggcccagttattcaggacaGCTTAAGCTTACAAAGCTTAAGCTTACTACAAGCTCAATGCAGACGCAAAATCTGGAGTGTTGCAATGTCATTATTCGTCACAAAAGGGATCACACCTTGAGATCTCCTTGTAATAAGCTCCGGCATTCAACATTCTTTTTTACTTCCTGAAAATTGAGACACGCTTATCATTCCTTCCGCAGCCATGGAGGCATTGTCGTGGCTTGGTTCCTTGATCTGATCTATAGCAGTGGAgatcggtgccgtttaagatgagggaggatgatatatttttttaatgagcatggccttatttctattacagcatattagatgactgtcattcatattccgatcacccagctcaatgtaacatcgacagtgtagcgacccgcacagacagctgtgtgttatgagTCATGCTGTTCGTTAGTTGTATTGTACTTAGCAATACCCAGTGTTAGCAGGTTGACTGGCATGTCGGACCACGGGAATGCCTGCAATGTTCTGGTGCCGGCCATCCTTGTGGTTGGTGGAGTGGCAGGGGGTAGCCCCGGGTGTTGGAAGGGGGGTGGAGCACCGCAAGTTTAAGACCATGCTTAGCTATTGTTCTCCCACTTTTACGGCTGGTAAAGAGATGGGTCACCGTTGTTTGAGACTGTTTTCCTTGgtttatttggcgtgggctatGGCCAAACCTGTGTTGAGTTTGGTTAATAAACCGGGAATTCGTAAACGCAATCCTCTGGACATTTGTCAATTTctgatctagtcaggtcattacattggtgtcagaagtaaaAACGTAGAAaaaagttagccagctagcttgcTGACTACCATGGCTAGCAAACGTTACGTGAGAACAGGGGTTGAAAATGTTTCAAGGGAATCCGAAAGTGAAGGAGGCAGGAGACGATTATGGCTAAGGAGGTGCGTGTGCATGGACATCGGAGGATCTGGCCGAGGGGATCTCCAGGGCATCAGAGCACAGAAGCCGCTTGAGGGTGACTGTTAGAAGGATGGCGGCTGAAGCGGGCATGGGTGCTTCTGCAACTGTGCTTCGCACGGATTCTGGGCGGCGGACCGAAGGGGTGAGGTCGACGACGGACAGGGGAGCAAGACGAGTGCAGATGGAGCCTGTTGTGGTGGGCCGGACTTTTGTCATGTCCCTATCACTGTGGAGTGGGTGCCCTACTCTGCCCTGGAGGACACTGAGTCCACAGTAATCCTTGTGAGGCCGGATATTGTGCCAGTTTGAGCCCACAACTCTGCAGCTCGGCACAGTTACAGGTGGGCTGGCACCCATGAAAAGGAAGGGAATAATGACTCTGACAGTAGGGGGCAGGTCTGTGCGTCATCCTGTGTGGGTGGCGGCTGTGCAGGCCCCTTGTATTCTGGGGTTGGACTTTCTTAGGAGCACAGGCTGCCAGTTAGACATAAATGGAGGCACACTGAGCTTCCAGAGAGGGCCGGCAGTCAACATGGCGCCCCCTAATGTCACATTCACACAACCCCCTTACTTCAACAGTTAAAGCAGCAGAGACTCATGGCAGCTCCTCTGTCACCTACGGCTGTGTGTGTTACAGTCCCCCAGCAACCTCCATGACACATCCCTCCGTGAGCCCAGTCCATGTCCCTCCAGCCAAGCTACcccagatgggagaggagaggacactgtCTGCATGGAGGGAGATATGGGGGAGGAACTGTGTTGGTCTTGACACCGAGCAGCAGGAATGGTTGTGGCAGTTGCTGTTTGAGTTCAGAGACAGCTTTGCTCTGTTTGAGCAAGAGGTGGGTCAGACTCATCTGGTGCAGCATGAGATCGACACAGGTGATGCTCGGCCCATCAAGATGCGTCCCCACTGTATCCCGCTGGCATGCCAGGATGCAGCAGACAAGGCTGTCTGGAGATGCAGTGGGCAGACTTCATCGAGCACTCAGACTGCCCCTGGACGGCGCCAGTCGTCATGGTTCCTAAGGGGGACAAGCTGAGGTTCTGTGCAGACTACAGGCGACTGAATGAGGTAACCAGGAAGGACTCATCCCCCATACCACGCATAACAAACTGGGAAAATGTTTTAGGTTACACAAGCAAGTATAAGAGTACTTGCCagggaatatttttttattataaatcTGATTATTTCACATGGAGATGTGGGAAACTAAAAAGGCTAACTAGCTTGGTATGTTTTTTGCCAGTCTAAAGCCAGCTAGCCAAGCTGCCAGCTAGCACTTACTGGCAAGGGAAGGTGACTTCCTTGTTTTCACAAActgaaaagacaaaaaaaaaaaaacgttgctATCGTCCCCTTGTGAATGGGAGTGGGACAGACGAAGATATCATGTTGCCAAAATGTGTCCACTACTAAAAAATCCCACTACACtcatgtgcacgcacacacgtaGGTCAATGGAGTTAAGCTTGTAGTAACCTTTAATGCGTGCTTTGCCTCCTTTCCAATCCGAGCGACTATTCCTCGACCTCAAACCTATGTCCCATACACATCGTGACGTATTTCATAACGCCAAATATACCACTGTAGCTAGCAACCTCCACCTAATAATTATCATTAAAAACAAGCATCATTACCATCACAATAAACTTAAATGGGAGGCAACAGTCATAATATAGTTGGCTTAACAGACCATGTGTATTATTtaac containing:
- the LOC110530205 gene encoding dual specificity protein phosphatase CDC14AB, translating into MADEYVLLGASEFIKDRLYFATLRTKPKTTANSHYFSTDDEFLYENFYADFGPLNLGMLYRYCCKLNKKLKSFTHSRKRVIHYTSYDQRKRANAAVLIGAYSVIYLKRSPEEAYRSLISGNNTAYLPFRDAALGDCTYNLTILDCLQGIRKALQCGFFNFETFDVEEYEHYERVENGDMNWIIPGKILAFSGPHPRSKIENGYPLHAPEAYFPYFQEHHVTAVVRLNRKIYDGRRFTDGGFEHHDLFFVDGTTPSDLITRRFLHVCESTEGAVAVHCKAGLGRTGTLIGCYLMKHYRFTAADAIAWIRICRPGSIIGPQQDFLEDKQHSMWVQGDMHRTKQKQQQRRQRPKLDQEVTCLVSSMDDLSINTVLYKSFSLDENNYRECLTQGDKLRDLKGRRSSRSATTSRLNLTKTSQTSITPPKCSRLSQVPVPFSSSSSPKRLVQSSSSSASNLKSPFSLSMFSSKATTIH